A stretch of DNA from Deltaproteobacteria bacterium:
TTATGTCCAAGGCATCAAGGGACCATGAATTTCGGGGAGTCCTTTGGAAGCTTTCTCTGGCTGCTGTTCGTGCACGGCGATTGCCTGGAAACTCCAGTTTCGGACTGAGCACATGACGGGGAAGCTTACGGACTAATGATTCCTCGACTGTACAGCTGAATTATGGATGGCAGAGAAATTATGGCTTTGCATAATGCTCCGCGCTCATTACCTCGATGCCTACAAAATCCTCGTCTCCATCAACCCAGGCATTGTGGCCAGGTGGAATTGTGTACGATTCTCCAGCCACAATGGTTTTCTGGGTTCCGTCATCCATCCTGACTGTCATACTCCCGGAAACACAGTATCCTGCGTGAGAAGCCTGGCAAGACTCGGTCCCTACCACTGGTTTTATACAATTTGACCAGCTCCAGCCAGGCTCGAATTTGAAACGGCCAAAGGTAAAATCTTCAAGTCGAACGATCTCGACGAGAGTCTTTTCAGGATTGCGGACTTCATCGGCTGAACTATGAGATTGGTTTTGAAAATTCGATACTGACATGGGACTTGTCATGTTCTTTCCTCGTAAAGCGATTGCTTTTGAGCAAGTTGGAGTTTTAAGTGTAGATGACGCCCATTCATTTGCTCACTTATTATTGTTAGCTGGATCGTTGGGGTCAGATTCGATTGATCTGACGGCCCACCACACACATCTCAATTGAAAACAACGGCTTATGGGAAACCATGGGCCGTTTTCTTTTGGGGGCACCAAGGGACCATGGATTTTGGGGAGTCCTTTGGTGTGTTTCAGTTGCATGGTCATCCAGGACCATGTTGCATTAGATGGACAGTTTTTTGCTTTTCTATAGTGCTTGTCTATGCTTTGAAGGTCATAACTAACAAATGGATAGACCCTGATCGGTCAAGGATTTCTTGGTGATCAAGACTGTATTCGCCCAATCGAAATTCCCAATTCCAAACGACAAACATGGCGTTACGTTAATCACCTAAGGAGAA
This window harbors:
- a CDS encoding cupin domain-containing protein, with translation MTSPMSVSNFQNQSHSSADEVRNPEKTLVEIVRLEDFTFGRFKFEPGWSWSNCIKPVVGTESCQASHAGYCVSGSMTVRMDDGTQKTIVAGESYTIPPGHNAWVDGDEDFVGIEVMSAEHYAKP